aacggaacatctttcagctggatttttcagcaactagctatctagctaaaccgcaacctcggattactcctggctagcgtttccacccacttagcttgaagctagcccggccgtagcacctgtgctaccaccgtagcatactcctgagctacaatacccgggcacacgaccggtctaccgatgtcatcgcatgaagaggaataaacagactcaccccatcgcgacgtcccccaaaggctaactctctagccctcgctatctccctgcttgctaattcggcctgctaactgctagcttgtccagctccggcccgctaactgctaccttgtctagcccgggcctacaaactgttagcttgttagcacaggcctgctaaccgcctgaatcgccgcgtctcaaacgctcaccggacccatatttactttctatctcttttgacttttaatttgtttataccttccggaaacctgcctcacccaatgtgatacggaatcgctataattttttatttatttttagaacacactcaagaacctccagaagctaaccagctaactagctacaagctatttagtcattgttagtttttttttacctggataacactcgccaggccagcttccctgccccatccaccgctgccccctggacactgatctcttggctacatagctgatgcacgctggactgtccattaatcacggtactccattctgcttgtttgttctatctgttggccccgttgcctagtctatgccattttacctgctgttgttgtgctagctgattagctgttgtctcacctactgttttagctagctttcccaattcaacacctgtgattactgtatgcctcgctgtatgtctctctcaaatgtcaatatgccttgtatactgttgttcaggttagttatcattgttttagttcacaatggagcccctagttccactcttcacgcccctgataactcctttgtcccacctcccacacatgcggtgacctcacccattactaccagcatgtccagagatacaacctccctcatcatcacccagtgcctgggcttacctccgctgtacccgcaccccaccatacccctgtctgcgcattatgccctgaatatattctaccatgcccagaaacctgctcctcttattctctgtccccaacgctctaggcgaccagttttgatagcctttagccgcaccctcatactactccttctctgttccgcgggtgatgtggaggtaaacccaggccctgcatgtccccaggcaccctcatttgttgacttctgtgatcgaaaaagccttggtttcatgcatgtcaacatcagaagcctcctccctaagtttgttttactcactgctttagcacactctgctaaccctgatgtccttgctgtgtctgaatcctggctcaggaaggccaccaaaaattcagagatttccatacccaactataacatcttccgtcaagatagaactgccaaagggggcggagttgcagtttactgcagagatagcctgcaaagtaatgtcatacttcccaggtccatacccaaacagttcgaactactaatttagaaaattactctctccagaaataagtctctcacggttgccgcctgctaccaacccccctcagctcccagctgtgccctggacaccatttgtgaattgatcgccccccatctagcttcagagtttgttctgttaggtgacctaaactgggatatgcttaacacctcgccagtcctacaatctaagctagatgccctcaatctcacacaaatcatcaaggaacccaccaggtacaaccctaactctgtaaacaagggcaccctcatagacgtcatcctgaccaactggccctccaaatacacctctgctgtcttcaaccaggatctcagcgatcactgcctcattgcctgtatccgctacggagccgcagtcaaacgaccacccctcatcactgtcaaacgctccctaaaacacttctgtgagcaggcctttctaatcgacctggcccgggtatcctggaaggacattgacctcatcccgtcagttgaggatgcctggtcattctttaaaagtaacttcctcaccattttagataagcatgctccgttcaaaaaatgcagaactaagaacagatacagcccttggttcaccccagacctgactgccctcgaccagcacaaaaacatcctgtggcggactgcaatagcatcgaatagttcccgtgatatgcaactgttcagggaagtccggaaccaatacacgcagtcagtcaggaaagctaaggccagcttcttcaggcagaagtttgcatcctgtagctccaactccaaaaagttctgggacaccgtgaagtccatggagaacaagagcacctcctcccagctgcccactgcactgaggctaggtaacacggtcaccactgataaatccatgattatcgaaaacttcaataagcatttctcaacggctggccatgccttccgcctgactacttcaacctcggccaacagctccgccccccccgcagctccttgcccaagcctctccaggttctcctttaaccaaatccagatagcagatgttctgaaagagctgcaaaacctggacccgtacaaatcagctgggcttgacaatctggaccctctatttctgaaactatctgtcaccattgtcgcaacccctattaccagcctgttcaacctctctttcatatcgtctgagatccccaaggattggaaagctgccgcagtcatccccctcttcaaagggggagacaccctggacccaaactgttacagacctatatccatcctgccctgcctatctaaggtcttcgaaagccaagtcaacaaacaggtcactgaccatctcgaatcccaccgcaccttctccgctgtgcaatctggtttccgagccggtcatgggtgcacctcagccacactcaaggtactcaacgatatcataaccgccatcgataaaagacagtactgtgcagccgtcttcatcgactttgccaaggctttcgactctgtcaatcaccatattcttatcggcagactcaggagcctcggtttttcggatgactgccttgcctggttcaccaattactttgcagacagagttcactgcgtcaaatcggagggcatgctgtccggtcctctggcagtctctatgggggtgccacagggttcaattctcgggccgactcttttctctgtgtatatcaatgatgttgctcttgctgcgggcgattccctgatccacctctacgcagacgacaccattctatataccttcggcccgtctttggacactgtgctatctaacctccaaacaagcttcaatgccatacaacactccttccgtggcctccaactgctcttaaacgctagtaaaaccaaatgcatgcttttcaaacggtcgctgcctgcacccgcatgcccgactagcatcaccaccctggatggttccgacctagaatatgtggacgtctataagtacctaggtgtctggctagactgcaaactctccttccagactcatatcaaacatctcaaatcgaaaatcaaatcaagtcggctttctattccgcaacaaagcctccttcactcacgccgccaagcttaccctagtaaaactgactatcctaccgatcctcgacttcggcgatgtcatctacaaaatggcttccaacactctactcagcaaactggatgcagtctatcacagtgccatccgtttcgtcactaaagcaccttataccacccaccactgcgacttgtatgctctagtcggctggccctcgctacatattcgtcgccagacccactggctccaggtcatctacaagtccatgctaggtaaagctccgccttatctcagctcactggtcacgatggcaacacccatccgtagcacgcgctccagcaggtgtatctcactgatcatccctaaagccaacacctcatttggccgcctttcgttccagtactctgctgcctgtgactggaacgaattgctggaacgacttttatctccctcaccaacttcaaacatcagctatctgagcagctaaccgatcgctgcagctgtacatagtctattggtaaatagcccaccctttttcacctacctcatccccatactgtttttatttatttacttttctgctcttttgcacaccaatatctctacctatacatgaccatctgatcattcatcactccagtgttaatctgcaaaattgtaattatttgcctacctcctcatgccttttgcacacattgtatatagactccccctttggtttctactgtgttattgacttgttaattgtttactccatgtgtaactctttgttgtctgctcacactgctatgctttatcttggccaggtcgcagttgcaaatgagaacttgttctcaactagcctacctggttaaataaaggtgaaattaaaaaaataaaataaaaagagaccgatacaatcagtacaccacttatatatagaacagaaagtaggttgattctggaagatcggatctttggattggttcagctgggggtgtagtctgtagtcttccgccattggctcagttgtctgtccgtcatcgtagaatcctcttcgggcacacaatgttcagctacaacggagattatgtgtgtgcgcgctggttttggcaattagtgtaatgcgggagctatcctgtaggggaccccacaggctctactttgagttgtagccctttattaacaatagtttggtcacctgcataagaaatagcatttctctacaatttgaatgtataatatttaatcaaagggaggattgttggaggaaattatatttgaaatgattaattatgtatacatttatttaagaACCATTTATTCTAATACTATCATGTTATGGTACGAAATGTATAGGTTCTTGGTTAAGCTGTTACTGAAAATGTAAGCAAAACAAATTAATTGTCTGTACCTTGCGGGAAGTTTAAGGGAGAGGGATGATATATCTTTTCTAACAGATAAGAATGGTCCTTGATATTCCATTCGTGGAGGAGAAGATATCCtttagacagattggaatgtCTGGTTTATGAGGGGAGTAGCAGACATCTCCAGACCTGAAAACACCGTGCCATTGTGTGGAtcggagagagtgtgagaaactGATGATGTCATTTCATCTCCTCTCTTTAAAATGTAAGGTTCTTTGTATTTTTGGTCAGTACTCTCTTGCAATAAACGCTGTTACCTGgcttttaagactggtctcgatctacttcatgcataattaatgaaTTTACAACTCATTAATGAATAGAGAGAGTGCGAATTTGATTTTGGCtataaaacatataggaatttagaaaTTCCACCAACACATGCGTACGTTCTTCTTGTTGTAGTCTGGCTGCATATTCTCGTTCTTTGGCTGCATGTTCATCTGGTCTTTCCCTGTTCTCCAACTCTATTGCTCCAACTTTGCCTTTAGTTCTAACTCTTGGTTCAACCCGCGGCAGCTTAATCAAACTCTGTCAAGTAGAAGAACCTAAAGGACAAAACTGTAAATAAAGAGTGAAAACAAGGAGGAGAAAGTAAACTAGTAAAATTATTTGACTAGCGAACGTGAAAACCAAGATGGAAGGGTGCTAAAATGCCTCTAACTCAGGGGTGGGCAgttcctcgagggcctgattggtgtcacagctTTGCCCCAGCCACAGCTAACTCACCTGACTCCAATACTAATTGGAGCACTTGGTCATTTTGAGGAAACAGTGGAAAAAATGCTTACATGAAGCGTTTTTGATTTTCTTGTGACATCTAATGGCATTAAAGACGAAAGTGCCAACATTCCTTAGTGTGATGGGAGCTAAAACGTTTAACCTGCTAAGTAGCCTGGTCCAGCCTGAGAAAGCAGGTGACCAGTCATTTGTGGACATTGTGAAAACCTTGGAAGGACATTTTTTCCCCAAGCCACTTCTAATCCTAGAGAGATTCAGGTTTCACAAACGGAACCAAGAGGAGGGTGAATCCATTGTCCAATATGTTGCAGTACTGAAGAGTGAGCGTGAGAGGTTCTatttctggcaccacactcctagggtcctcaccttctccctgtaggctgtctcgtcattgttggtaatcaggcctactaatatacagtatatatttataaaaaaatatttatggaGGATTGGAAATCAtgtagacaattacattgatggaagctacaatctatctgcaatattaaagctgatctaccccaaAAACTAAATAATTATCAAAACATTATTTTTCAACTTAAAACCCCCCACCTAAAAACAGTGACTGAAGCTATCTAAACAAGTTAATGCTCTCTTTGTATCAAAAGGTGTGACTccttgcaaaaatgtctaaaaatcatttttcactttgtcattatggtgtattatgtgtagattgataaaaataaaaaaaagtaatttaatcaattttagaataaggctgtaacataacaaaatgtggaaaaagttaaggggtatgaatactttcagaatgcactgtataggttggaattatggttaattgtttatcTAGCTAGTGACATGTCTCAAAAACAAAAGACTCCACCTTATAAGATAATGATGAACCATCaatttagccaggtgtgtctggggttAAATGACAGCCATCTATTGTATATTAttaacatgtgtacatgtctagacaataatgacccatccacttagttagaggtctctggagagacttgaaaatagctgtgcagtgacgctccccatccaacctgacagagcttgagaggatctgcagaaaagaatgggagaaactccccaggtataggtgtgccaagcttgtagcgtcatacccagatGACTTGAGACTGTAGtgactgccaaatgtgcttcaacaaagtactgagtaaagggtctgaatacttatgtatatgtgatatttctgtttttcatttgttATAAAtttgccccccccaaaaatgtatttttaatgattttgctttttcatttagaataaggctgtaacgtaacaaaatgtgtaaaaagtcaatgggtctgaatactttccgaatgcactgtacaggcTTATATATAGATGTCCTAGCGTACCTATTTCAGGTAATAcattcaatgcagtattagccATATATTTAGCTAATGAATGATGGGTTATGAGTAATAAGCTTCTAACTTATAGCCTCTGTCTCTTGCGCAATACGCACCTGTGCTCCGCTGGCCTCTCTCTGTAAAATAGGCACCGTAGCTCTTGAAGTCCCATGAaggaaaagctagactagaaCTCCTTGCTGgaattttttttgtgtgcatttTGTATAGCAATAGACTATTTCAAGAGGGATGCAAGCTCTTGTTTGGTGAATGTTTGAAAGAAGAACGAACACGCGATGGCGGTTCAGCTATAGTTATTATTTATTCAGACACATAACCATTCAATCCTCatgaagagaagtgaaagcctCCTTTATCTCGTTCTAGTCCAATATTATTCAAGCATATCATTGGAATGAGGAAGATAAGGACAACACAACTTAtttcatttaactgttgaaagagaggaaggaACGGAGCAacgctagagagagaaagaggaggtaggctaataacattaggggaaatattatgaaaCATTTAAATCAAATTAGCTAGCCTATACTTGTAACTTTGTAGGCCGCATGTGCTGCACCTTATCATGGTTTGAACAAGGTGTGTAATTCCTGTCCATTTAATATATTATAATACAATAAAGTAATACAGGTCACACTCAAAAAGATTACTGGAGCTTGTTTAATTTATTTACCCGTAGCATAGCTACATCAGTGTGCTTTTATCGTTTTCTgtcttataaaagtgttgaatacagtgTCGACAGTGTTGAGTAAGAACTtgaacatgaactcactcattaaaacagcagctctttgctgtattcattgACAGTCTCTTTCTACTCATAgttttaaacgttttgaaatctcacagtatcaactttgtgTGGCTTTCTTTTATGGCTGCTATGTTTCTTTTATGGCTGCTATGTTTCTTTTATGGCTGCTATGTTTCTTTTATGGCTGCTATGTTTCTTTTATGGCTGCTATGTTTCTTTTATGGCTGCTATGTTACTTTTATGGCTGCTATGTTACTTTTATGGCTGCTATGTTTCTTTTATGGCTGCTATGTTTCTTTTATGGCTGCTATGTTTCTTTTATGGCTGCTATGTTTCTTTTATGGCTGCTATGTTTCTTTTATGGCTGCTATGTTACTGGCAGACTGTTTCTGTAAGCATAGAGGGCACATGATTTGTTCTCTAGGCCCGGCGGGAAGGCAGAGTTTGttccttcagacacatgaaatggttcaaaatggcaacCGTTCGCCTACCTGGCGCGCAGGGCGGCTGAAACGGGTGCATGTACCGCCAACAGCCGAGACTGAAAAAAGGCTTTATTCTGttttttttactgaaatgttTGCCGATATACTAGGAATACCTTGTCGATCGGTCGCGATCTAAtagagtgaagttcaatcttgtgcttctctctgtgggctgatatttctgcACAGCAGTCCTGGGGAGCTGTGTGGCAGTCTCTTGCTACTGCGTGCATGAGCAATCACTATGTCGCTCTGGATAGAAGCGTCTGTTAAATTTGTAAAATGTAAAAACCTCTTAATCGACTCGAAGAGTAAGGCTTACGTGTTTGCAAAACTGAAGTGCAACTTTTGCAAGCATGCAGTGGAGTCCTTAGGCCATGTGATTGATGCTGACATTCTCAACACAGCTCCATCGAAAGTGACAGTCATTGCAGAGGGACCTGCTCCCGAGAATGTAAGCCATCTGCGGTCTTTCCTGGGCCTCCTGAACTACTACGGAAGTTCATCAAAAAGCTGGCGAAGCAGCTGAAGCCTTTGCATGAGTTAATGAGAGAGAACAAACTCTGGTCATGGACAAAGGAGTGTGACGCTACTTTCAAGAAAGCAAAGGCAGTGTTGATTGATAAGGTGTTGATTCACTTCAACCCATCCGATTCAACTGGCCTGTGACACTTCCccatatgattatttatttgcaaTTACATTCAGGACCAAGGAGAACACAGCTCAACAGAATTCCACATTCTGTGAAAAAACTGTAAATCTATCCCCATGAAGCTATGTCCAACCAACAGCTCACtaagatcacacagtcatctcaCTGCTGACCACTGATTGGCTTTTCAAAGCCTCATGATACTGCTATGTTCATAAAGAAGTGGGAAGGTGGTAattaccagttgtgaagtcgtaaatatcagttgaatgcattcacgTGCTTTCAACTTGTTGAGAAACTCAGATTGGCAAATGGCCAACAGGCTGCGTCAACCATAAACTGTAAGTACAGCTATCATGTTTGTACAAAAATGATAGTGGTCAAAAACTTAgtgtaaataatgttttgttgttgcatttaactgctGATAATGCCATTAAAAAGGtaatttccttagtaggtgacgTCAGAGGTCAGCATCTCTAGGAGATGTTGAATCTCAGGGATGATAGACGAGTTTCCCACaggtaattaccagttggaggggtgTTCAAGTGGATTTCCACTTTCCCACTTGTTTATGATCGCGGCACAACTCCTATAGTCCTGCTGTATTGTCTCTGGTACAGTAGGCCTAACTATCTCAGTGTATCAGAAGTCTTTTATCACATTCCGTATTTTCCAGTGCTGCCCACTGCACTCCTGAATGATGAGCTGGTAGAAAGTGTCCTCGCCTGGGGCTATCTCCAGacatctctttgtctgtctgttctgGATGGCTTTTCCCTGTAAAACACAGCAAACATTCTACTGTACAACATCACACTAAAGTCAAAGACGTCTCCCATGTTTCCAACAGTTTATAAGCATCTATTTCCTATTTCATGTTGGAGTGCTTACCTGTTGAAATTCCCAGAGCATGTGGAATCCCTTCTGCTTGGCCTCCTTGCAATCATACAGTCCTGGGGTTTGAGTGCCAATGTCCATCAGACAGCGATTACTGTTGTACTTGTGAGACTAGATGCCTCCAATGTAGATCTCCCCGCTGGCTCGATAATAACAGTtctggacagagaggatagatatTTAGGCTTTTCTGTATCTGTGGTATTGACATTACTTTGCATTGTGGTATGGGTTGAATCCCGGCTCTGCTATGGGATGGACCATATTATACAATTGGCTACATTCTAAAATACGAAGCAATAATTCTACAAACCTGTGGAGCAAAATAATGGCATCCATGTAAAATAGGTGTGTTCCCCGGAACTGGGCCTTGATCTATACAGAGATCcgtcttcaggtcattgaccagctGTTGATTTTATGGACACAGATTAAACAATTATAAAAGTGCAAATTCCTATCCTGATAATGAGTTGGAATTATGACCCTGCATCCAATTGAAAAAATAATTATATGCACCAAACACACTTGTTGAGGAAATAATTCCAAAACAACAGTAACATTTTAGCATCACTCACAGCTCCATAACCAAGCAAGTCACCCAGGGGGTCTAACATTGGATACACATTGTCCAGATACCACTGGAAGGGTTTGCAGTTCAGACTCTTTCTCAACTTCTTCCTCTCTGAAACATCCCCAATGTCTATGCCATGATCCTGTGGTGAGAAAGAGGAAGATTCCTAATTCAAAATCACAGGCTGTGTGAGCAATCCTTGATGATGGCTTACCACCATCATTTGACATAGATCCTATGATCTTTATTATGGCATTGAGTAATATAATATTTTTATAATATTGACTGTCTAGTCTACTTATTTTCAAGCACAAAGCATGCATAACAGCGATGATTGTTATTCCATAGGAGCAGCTGAAAAAACCCTATTCTTTGAATGGTTTGTTGTGTACAGTACCTTCAGTGGGAGGTTCCAGGCGATGTTGACATTATGTTTGTATTCATCCATCCagacctcagccactctcagagcATTCCTCTTCATTGTAATGCTCAGGTCTGGGAGATAGGGTTTATGGGCCCTTTCGATGTGGGCTATTTTAGAACAAGGTATGACCTCGACACTTCCACCACACAGCCACACCTAGACACACCAAACACCAAGAGACAAGTACGAGTTTATAGATATGGACTGAAGTGTCTGGATGTTGGACGTAGATTTGTTTGTTCAAACTGAACGACTCAAGAACAGAAAGTAATTCTGCAAACACAAGTCTGCTTTGATTTCCAACATTCATTCATAAACTGTAGCAGAGGGGCTTACCCGGATGCCCAGTTCAACATTTTCACCTCCATAGATCTTCATACCACCATTCAGAGCACCAATTTCCCCAAAGAACAGGCGATCAACCACTAGTATGCCCATAATGGAGGGGCTCCTGACAAACATACACAACAAATCATGGTCATTTCTAAAATGGGAGATGTGACATTCATTTTAATGAATAGATAACGCAAAATAACAATACAGGTGTAAATATTAGGTAAGATTTTCCTCCCAAAGCTGTGCTTTCCTTTTCAAACAGACTTGTGAAACAGGACATTCCTTCGTTGATGAAATCACAAACAACTCACTTTCCTGGCTGTGTCTCGTCTTTTAAGGCATACCACTCAGGTCTGAAGGACTCGTACATACACCACAGGGCCCAGTCAAAGGCGTTTGTACTCGGCCAATAACGCGTGACTGTCAAGTCATCGAAATGGACTTTGTCAAACACCGGTGTCAACACCAACGTGCGGTCCTCCTTTATCCGCGCTAACAGAGGCTCCGCCCTGTTCACAGAAACACAGAGTGAAAACATTGTGTTAAAGGAGACAAAAAAATATCACTGAGTGTctttataatataaaccattcaGACTACCATTCCACGTGAACTTCAATGTGGGCATCCAAGATGGCCACCACGTCTCCTTCAGCTTCCCTCCACCCTGAGAGGCGGGCCTGTGTGAGACCGAGCTGCTCCAGGTGTCTCACTCTCTTCAACAGGCCCGGACGCTCTTCATCGATCAAGCTGATGTAGGCATCCAACTTCTCCTTTAGGTCCTCTGCGAAAGCAGACACTTGCAAATCATTGGTACACAACAAAAGTTGAAAGCCACACTTGAGTTCAAATATACTTTCAAATGTTTCTAGAGAGCATAGACAAATTAGGCGAACCATTGGAGCTGTGGTCATCCACCAGTATGATGTCTTTGAGTAGGTGTTGGGGGGTCTTGTCTATGATGCTGCGGACAGCTCTCTTGATGATTGACAGGGCCTCGTCCAAGTAGATCAACACCACGCTGATGGTGGGCAGGTCATGGGGGTACTGGTGATTAGCACACCTGACagacacaacaaaaacatttggtCCACCTCATATCATTCAGTCACTTCACCAAAGCTGCTGTTTCACTCTTAAAGTTAATCCATTTCAGTGTCATTCGTCAAATTGCATTAAAAGGACTGGAGATGGAATTGACCTCGGATGAGCGCAATGGAACAGACTGGTTAGAATTCAGAAGACTTGAGTTATCCATCATTTTCTGTGTAGAGGTGGCATAGAGATGAGAAAAAGGATTTACTTAGGATCGCGAGTATCAGGGATTTCCCTGTTCAGGGGTAGTCTGTCACTCAGGAAGGCGTTGTATCCATACATCTGAAACAACACCTCTGCCTCTTTCTGCTCCTCCTCTGAGAGCTCATCACCCCAGGTTGTAAAAAGAGCTGAGTTGGGGTACAACTTCTTCACCACCTTCCTCTCCTTCTTGACCTCGGTAGCCTTCACAGCCTGCCCCTCTTTCAGACTGATCCCGTTGTTGACTGACTTCACTGTGGACACAAGACAGCTGCTCATCAAACTGACATTAATTGGTTGTTTCTGTGTATTTCAGATAGTTTAAGGCTGCCAGAATCAATTAAAGTCACTCTTTTTGATACACACAGATTATGACCTCATTTACATAACTACTGTTTTCATTTGATTATTAAAAAGTTGATTAATAAGGTTTGTTCTGCCTTGGAGGATTACCTATTGCACACAGAAGTTGTTAGATCTAAATGTAACACATTTTGTACATCAAACAACAGTATGCAGGATTAAAGAACATTCTAAAATGATTTTTGGCCATATTTGATTGGTTTTTATCTAATCCTTTATTTGATTATTTAAAGCCTTTATTTAATTGAGACCAAATGTGACCGACAGCCTCAATTCAGTTTTATGTTGTAAAATGTTTTAGTGTGTTTTTTACATGAgaaaaaagtagagactcagagctagaaaattgtatttcatacactgcagttgaggaacagtGCGAAAGTAAATCTGcattgaaagttgatcaactttcaagaAAATGGCCCTTGTACATCTACTAGACAACTCTTCTTTGCCAACACCTATTCAGGAATGGTCACACCCTCTTTAGCCTTAGCCTCACCCGTCTCTTTAAGGATTCTAATGTGAAGACATGCTACACGGAGtaagtagtttagtaaacaaccaaagatttcaataCTAAAAGTAG
Above is a genomic segment from Oncorhynchus kisutch isolate 150728-3 linkage group LG19, Okis_V2, whole genome shotgun sequence containing:
- the LOC109864545 gene encoding probable polypeptide N-acetylgalactosaminyltransferase 8 gives rise to the protein MRISWVRGLASLLALGTAILYITSIKREVHSHGERLQRAHQNDSVRGQDMLKRLEKMEAHIEKLVKSVNNGISLKEGQAVKATEVKKERKVVKKLYPNSALFTTWGDELSEEEQKEAEVLFQMYGYNAFLSDRLPLNREIPDTRDPKCANHQYPHDLPTISVVLIYLDEALSIIKRAVRSIIDKTPQHLLKDIILVDDHSSNEDLKEKLDAYISLIDEERPGLLKRVRHLEQLGLTQARLSGWREAEGDVVAILDAHIEVHVEWAEPLLARIKEDRTLVLTPVFDKVHFDDLTVTRYWPSTNAFDWALWCMYESFRPEWYALKDETQPGKSPSIMGILVVDRLFFGEIGALNGGMKIYGGENVELGIRVWLCGGSVEVIPCSKIAHIERAHKPYLPDLSITMKRNALRVAEVWMDEYKHNVNIAWNLPLKDHGIDIGDVSERKKLRKSLNCKPFQWYLDNVYPMLDPLGDLLGYGALVNDLKTDLCIDQGPVPGNTPILHGCHYFAPQNCYYRASGEIYIGGI